The genomic window AGTCCCGTACCGCCACCCACTCCGCCCAGGAACAAGACGACCTCCGGCAGTGGAAACTGCGCCACATCGCGCTCCTCCTCGTCGACGGTGTCCTCATCGCACTCGTCCTCACACAGTTCACCCACtcctggcaacaacaacaacaacatgccCATCACGGAACTGGAACAGATTGTAAGTTCACCAAGATGTAGTCAGTGCTCCCTAGAATTATCGGGGGCAATGCACCAGAGCTGTGATCTTTTCAGCTTGCAGAGTAGAATACTTGCTGACTCTGCAAGTTTCATATCTTTGGCGTATTGCGttttataaaatacaattagTCATAGGACACAGGCTATTATTGTTTCTGAACTATAAGCAGCAAAGTATTATTTCGAGAAACTCAGTTAAATTTATTCATCATACTCAGATGTGCGTAAATAGGCATTTAAAACTGGGATCACATCCGTACCCCTCAGGACGGGACTTCCTGTTTTTGGCGAGCCAGCTGTGCAAACATTTAACAACTAAAGCCCGCATATAATTGCCACAACCATAAAAGCCGAGCACCCGACGCGAGtgcattccattccattccccGATAAAGCTCATTGACCCAATTGAATGGGGCCCTAGACCAGCGGCCAGATAGTAGGGCTTAGCCAGCACTTATCATTATCAATCAATCAGTTTCGTAAAGCAAATAGGCCCATCTGGAGCGTGGGGACGGCCACTGATAGCGGATTTCCACACCCGATAAGCGGGCTAACAACTAtcaaatatacaaatacatacatatgtatgggTTTCCCGCACCGAATCGGTGGCAATTAAGCCCCCACCGTTTGACGGCCAAGTTGAGAGCAATTTGCCAAAGCTGGGCGACAGATTGCCCGGCCTTAACACACATGGCAGGAAAATggaactaaaaaaaaaattccgaaagagattgaaataaaaatccGACAAGCAAACAGGATGTAGACGCGCTCGAAACTGAGGATGCGATgggaattttttgttttagggATACCGACAGTCCCATCTTGGGCGACAACATATGGGCACAACGTGGACTGATTTTTAGAAATGGAAAGAAGAGCCGAATCGAATGGGGAACTAGGGTTTATTTCGAGGCATAAACAAGCTGCAGTTTGcggaaaaatataatttaccTAGAAATTATTTGAAAGTTAGAAAAGTAAACTGttagtttatagtttatagCTTGACTTTCCAGCAGGTGTCTCTAGTCACATTTTCCCACCGCCTAAGCCCATTTCAATGCGGATTCGAGTCTGCAGAGTAATCAGAATTCCCGTACTTCGATTTCGCTGGCATTTTTTCGCAATCCGCTTCTGACATTCTCTCCCCGGTCAGTGGATTCCGCAGACGAGAGCTGCATTCGTTTGCAGACCCAGACCCACTGCAAGCCACACCCACGCGGCACGACCAAGTGGCGCTGCttggcttaaaaaaaaactataaaaaaaataaaaacataaataatgaaaatcaaGTAAGACGACGCCACGAGCATGCCACAGTTTTCATCGGCGGccgggaaatggaaaatcgtGACCAGTGGCGACCGCAGAGGCGCCGCCGACGCATCCGCGGCAAATGCCAAAGTTGAAGAGCACTCAAGATACAGGAGTGCAATGCAACCGTTAGGCGAAGGAAGCCCAGGTGGACCTGGGCTTATGTAAGGCAGGTTCGCAATTTTGCCCACAGAAACAATTCAGAAAACGAGTttcttgttttggttttggtctTAGACCAGCGAATCGCTCGGAAAAGTTGCCCAGCCGCttttcagctgctgctgagcTGAGCTAAGCTGAGCTCCGGTGCAAAGTACAAACATCCTTGGCCAAAGGTAAACCAGTTAACCAGTTCCAGTTACCAACTGCCGACGGGGGCGTCTGCCCTGTTTTTTGTTGCCTCCTCCTGGACTGGCATTCCTGGAATCTTGCAATTATGGTGCAACCCGTTAAGTGGCGGAATGGCGCTTCCGTCTGCGAGAATGGTTCCCACCAATCCAGAATTGCATTTCCCACACGGAATGCCCGATTAGCATATGGTCAACAGATTAGTGTGACAGGAACTCTAGGTTTATGGTATCTGCTTTGGTAATTGGGGGTCATTAATGATAATAGGAACTAGTAGATATTTGATTCAATTTGTCAAGGCCCATATTGTCAATAAAAAGCTATTATCAAGTTGAAATAGGAGACCATATATTTGGTTGCTCTCTGAAGAACGTGCTGAACGTATATTTTCACAAACAGTTCGCTTTCGATTAGCAATCAATTAACATATTGCTGGTAATGACACATTTCGCACCGCGACTATGGCTGACTCAACGGATTTCTCCCATTCGCCGTTTTGCTATTGGGGACCTTGTCAACGCGACGTATTTTTGCTAATGCCAGCAAGAATTTGGCCCAAAGTCTGAcgaccccaaaaaaaaaaaacaaaaacaactgcATTTCCTGTCGCTTTTCCAGACAAACAGCTGCCAACCAGGCCAACATAAAGGTCAGACCCGCACGAAAAAAGAGCCACAAAATgtggcagcagctgcaacaaagtTCACCTGCGTTGAGGTTTGGCAACCAAGTCGGTTTGGTAATAAATAGTGGCAGAAACTAGAACATCTGATCACCGGGGATCATGGTTTCAAGTCATAATTTAACCATTTCTTGGGGCCAACGCATGCAAATTCATCACCGTGATTAAGAGTGGCAAAAGGCAGCATTTAACATGGATATATTGTGATATTGGCATATTGCGATATTGCAGGTGCAGAgggagcagcaacaaagcaacgacaacagcagcagcagcagcagcagcaacatggtGTTTTTACCTGTTTAGAAATCAGCTGCTCTGCTTCGCTTTGTCCCCTCATTTTCTCAGGTGAAACCAGTTTCTGGCTTTGGccatgttttgttttcatttttttcctctccctgccttgttttgggttttgtattttgcagCTGTCTGAGCTCAGCTCACATCCACCATCCATCCATTGTTGCCGCTGGCTTCGCTGGCTATTGCTGAAATTACACACTGGTGGagtatttttgaaattgaCAAAAGTGCACATCAGCTGTTTCATCGGTTTCCTTTATGGCCAGCTTGTTGGGCACCCAAATTCGCCAGCGATGCACTTTTAAATCCGGCATCGATGCACTTTATTAGGTCACCCGTGTGTAGCCATAACTTTGGCAACATCTGTGACTGTGGGAAGTTTTGGCCTTAGGCAAACACCTccctgacaaaaaaaaaacgatctAATTAGTGTTCCAGCTGCGGGTAAATATCTGAAGCATTTAGCACAGTTTTCATAGAGCTTATAATGTTGATACTGTGGCCCCATATGAATGCTGAGAATTTCTTGGGCAAACACAGACCGCCGCGTCTCGAAATATAAAAAGCTAATGCCAATGCTCACGTACCAAATAAAAAGCATGCCAGGGGCGTTTTTTCAGGGGGATATTTGAGCAGCAGACCCATGCCAAGTTCCCTCCATGTCTCTGCCTTTTGTGCATTACACAAATGAACGTCAACATATTTTGGTTGGGAATATTTTGTGTTAACTGAACAAACGGAAGTTCTCGCAGCGGGGAATGGTTTACCAATAATGGAAGGTGCTAAGTCCCCTTGCCCCAGAATTTGATGATCTTTTGGTTAGCAGGTCGGAAAATCGTGCTCCAGAAGAATAATAGAACACTCTGAGATCATAATGCCTGCATTCAGatgttttgtttggcatttgcctatcaaaaatatgaaataatcAAGTCGATTTCCATCTAATCAACCTGCTAAGTCCATTGTGTTTATGTGGGAACatgtaataatatttttcctggactcaattatattattatttagagGGGCGATGCTTAAATAGACTCCACCTGATCCCGCATAGCTTCCAAACTCATTTGGATAATcgggcaaacaaatcaatgTATCCCAACGGACTGCAACCCTTCAGATTAAAGTGCCTCCCAATCAATTTGTCTATTAATAAAGCCCCAAGAGGAACAGATCTTCCAGAAACATGGCCGTACCCAAAGTTTTTGGCCGCCCCAAACTTTCAACAGAAGCATAAACAATGGGATGTTGTCTGATTGAAGCCAGGCAGagccataaaatcaaataaaacaaacttcTTCGTCTATGAGCGCCTTGAACTTTAAGGTTGGGGCAATTCCAAGTAGGAGGCACATGTATGCGAGTAGTACGgggaatcgaatcgaattcgatgtctaaaattataaatttgtcTTCCTGCCTCTATTCCTAACTTCATTTTTATGATATGCCGCTGCCCGATGCACCATGAAGCCATGGAAGTGCTTCCAAGTGGAGTGGGCAAGTTGCCACTCCAGGAGGCTCCAGGTTGCGtcccataaaaataaaacaaaatgcgcCAACTGCTGTTGCTCATAAATAATGCGTTGTTCGCTcacatttctgtttgctgtttCCACTTTCATTGGTTTGAacattgattttgatttgatttggaGTTGCGTTGTCTGTCCGTCTTATTCATTCggttttatgttattttttaattaccgAAGCCTGAAATTTGGCCACGCTTTCGTGTCTGATTCGGAATTTCAATTGGTTTTGTCTGCGGCTTTACATAAGAACCAATCAAACTGAATGACGCTCAGCAGTTGAATAACAATATTCTCGATTTCCTTGCGTTTTTCTTCTCGTATTTTTTTGGCATGCggaaaaaagcaaaagttgcCCAAACCTTGCTTAATTATATAATCATCCGCCGAAATGTGGCAAACGACTTCCATTGCCATACCATCATTGTGTGGTCCCCAATGTGGAAGTCAGAGTAAATTAACCTTAGCAGAGCGGCAAGTAAttgccattaaaaaaaaaagagtttctTCAGTTTTTTCTCCTGCCGTTTGGCCCATAATTGTTTGGTTTCCCCGTAAACATTTTGAGTCAGTTGACAAACAGTTGGACGGGGGCCCCAGCTTTTGATCTCTGATCTCCTCGGATGCTGCTGCATGTTCTTCATTAAACCATCCACTATGTGATGCGGAATTTGTGTAAACACCGCCCGTTTGTTTACGGCATCTCCGATTGAGTGGCGGCTACTTCCTGAACGAACTCTTCTGTGGGTGGTTTCGATTCCACTTCCAAGTCCAATTGCCCAATTGGTTGGTCCATGGCCCCATCAAGAGTTCAACCGCAGTTCACCACTTTTCAAGTGACATTTGGCAGCGAAGCGGAGAAGAGGAGCAGCAAACTCGTTTTCACGTTAAATGAAATTACCAGCAAAAGGCGATTccatagaaataatattttattttttccactACGCCCATTTGCCGGGCACATGggatccgaatccgaatccgaatccgagtccaAGTCCGATTACGAACTCGGTCCGCTCCCTGTTCCCTGCTCATGTGTTAATTGCTTATTATATCTTCGTTTTTATGCCGCCTCTACGAGTCTGTCTCTGGGACCAGAACCAGATGCAGCGACATGTTCATTTATCAAAAGTCAAGCCACGCTCCTCCAATCCCCCTGACCTTCCCCTCATCTCCCCCTCTGACCCCATATGGGCATACATGCTGCAGATAAGGTCAATTAAAAGAGTCAACCGGAAATGTCGCGACGCTCGGTTAGGAGCCACATCTCCCCTACAACATCTCtcttttttccgatttttAGACTTGTCTCCTCATCACTTTAATGGTTTGTCAAATATCAACGGATCGAACAATTACCATATCCACGAGTGGGTGGCTGGCTGGGCATTTGAAATGGGGGCGTTTTAATTAGATTAGACCATCACAGGCAGTCGTAAATATTTTCGCACAACGGcgcaatttattattttaatctaCCGGATGTGAAGTCGCACTCCTCTCGCCGTCCCCAGCAATTAAAAGCATACGACTGAAGTGCATAAGCAAAAACTGGGGAGCAGAACCAGAAGCGGGTGCAGttcttcaaaaaaaaaacaccgaagtacgagtatatgggCAAAGGCAGTCAAGCGATGGCTGGAGAAGTTGGGAGAGTGCCCAAAAAGAACGTTAGAAGGTAGGACAGGAAGTGCCTGTCTGGGTGTGCCTAGAAACATGAGCAGTCATGTGTGAAAACCCCTCAAGGGAAAATGTGCGGCGAAAAGGTGGCGGGCAGGTAGCTGGAAAATCAATATCTGCGATGCACTGGATAAACAACAGGTCAGGGGGATCGGAAGATAAGAGGTGCCATCTCCTGTCTATCAGCTTGGGAAAGTAAATCTGGAAAACCATTTTAAAGGAAGGGGGTTCTCAGGGACCTCATTAGTTGCAGTTCAACTTCCGCACTTGTAAAGTCAGCTCACCCTCATGGATTTGTGAAAACCTTTTTTCACACCAAAGAGTTCTATCAGTTCTGCATAGTTCATCATTTTATACAtttctatttgtatttcattGATCGTTACTTACTTACAAATTCCTTTATCTCTTATTTCCAGATCTATCCCGGTCCCGATCCGAAACACATCATGGGCTCGCTGGTGTTCTGCATTCATCACAAGCAGGGCTGCAAGTGGTCCGATGAACTGCGAAAGCTGAAGGGACATCTCAACGCCTGTAAACACGATGCCACCCAGTGTCCCAACAAGTGCGGTGCCCAGATTCCACGGATCATGATGACCGATCACCTTCAGTACACCTGCACGATGAGGCGTACCCGCTGCGAGTTTTGCCAGAGTGAATTCTCCGGAGCTGGTTTGGAGGAGCATAACGGTAGCTGCGGCCAGGAGCCGGTTTACTGCGAGGCAAAGTGCGGTCAGCGGATCCTGCGCGGCAGGATGACCCTTCACAAGTCCAAGGACTGCGCCAAGCGGCTTCGTCGCTGTGCCCACTGCCAGCGGGAGTTCTCGGCAGACACACTGCCCCTGCATGCGGCCCAGTGCCCACGAGCTCCGTTGGCCTGCCCCCAAAGATGCGATGCTGGTCCGATTCCCCGGGGTGAGCTGGAGGCTCATCTGCGTGATGAATGCCAGTCGCTGGCCGTGTCCTGCAGCTTCAAGGAGGCGGGATGCCGCTTCAAGGGTCCCCGCCAGATGCTGGAGGCCCATCTGGAGAGCAACGCCGCCGTCCATCTCTCGCTGATGGTGGCCCTCAGCTCACGGCAGGGTCAACAGATCCAGATGCTTAAGTCGGCGGTGTCCAAGCTGTCCATCAACTACACAGGCACTCTGTTGTGGAAGATCACCGATTGGTCTGCCAAGATGGCAGAAGCGAGGGGCAAGGATGGCCTGGAACTGGTCTCACCCCCATTCTACACCTCCCAGTATGGATACAAGCTGCAGGCGTCGATGTTCCTCAATGGCAATGGACCTGGCGAAAACACGCACGTCTCCGTTTACATTAAGGTCCTGCCGGGAGAGTACGATGCTCTGCTTAAGTGGCCATTCTCGCACTCCATCACCTTCACGCTATTCGAACAGGGCGCCCAAAGTGGCCAGGGAGGCGTGGCGGAATCCTTTGTGCCGGATCCCACCTGGGAGAACTTCCAGCGGCCGTCCAACGAACCAGATCAGCTAGGATTCGGCTTCCCGCGCTTCATCTCCCACGAACTGCTGCACAGCCGTCCCTTCATCAAGGGGGATACCGTGTTCCTGCGCGTGAAGGTGGATCCCAGCAAGATAGTGGCCGTCTAAGGAGCACACCATTAGTAGCGTAGACATTTACTCGACTTGTGTAAATActgtgtatttaaatttatgagtAAATCCCCTAGCCTAGCGTAGTCTAGCCTGTTCAGTCTCAGCGGCAGCTTCGGGCGATGTTGGCCGGCAGGCGCTAACTGGCCTTGGAATGCCGACCGCTGAGCCACTGCGTCATAGTCATATTCGATTCGTTTAGGTTTTTGCAGTGCTGGAATTAAACCAAAGCATAATTACGCATAGAAATACATTGAGAGCTCATCCAATTGAACCATTAAAGTACGCCTAAGTTTGTgtcttaagtcttttgtttaGAGATTTGTATTATTGCGCGCGATGCGATCACTTTCAAAAGATCTTCAAACTAGACCATACGCTCAAAATCACTTAGACCATAAGTTGCATGTAAATAGTGTTAAATTCGGAGCAGCCGCAGCGACCGCAAACCTAGTTTTAGTTGTAGCACCTAGTTAGTTGCCTAAGCGAACGCATAAGTCATTAGTACCATGAACGCAAACATAAATGAGAATCCAACTTTCAGCATAGTCATATAAGTTTATGGTTTATGTTTAAAAGCTAAGAAGTCAAACATACAATAAAATGAagtaactaaaataaaaatttaaatctgttgtatttatttggtttttggtgtttttatatagtatatctatagtaatatttattttatagttCCTAATCAATTTCGATGGACTCCTCGCATTCTTTGTAGTTCACACTTCGATTTCTGCGCTTCCTTCTTCCacttaattgatttatgtGAGTTCGTGTGTGCTGCTTCAGAAGATATGTGCTCTTAAAGGACAACGGGCAGTGGACACACCGGTTGTGACTCAAAATGTGCTTGGTTAAGTGTTTCTGATGTTGGTAGGACTTTTCGCACTGTGTACAGTTGTACTTCTCGATAGCAgtcaataattttttatgcGTGGCGTGGTGCGCTTGATAATTATCTTCAAAGCGAAATTTTTTCGGGCATTTTGGACAGGGGAATAGTTGTCCCGGTGACATACTTCGGCGAAATGGTATGCATACCTCCGATTTTATGTGTTCTTTAAGAGCGCtacttttttcaaaagtttgctGGCACTTTATGCACTTGAACGGTCCTTTCGTCGTGTGGCTTTTCTTGAAGTGAAAATCTAGATAATCCTGACTTTGAAAAAATTTGGAACACTTGGGGCACTTAAAACGAGTGTGAGCACAGTCGTGATTATTAAGCTTGCATTCTTCTGGAAAAGACATCATGCAGAGGGGACATTTAAACATCATTTGTTCCTTGTGGTTCTTTACATGATCCTTAAGACTGGAAACGTCTGAGAATGTCTCTGAACACTGCGCACACTTGTGCGATGTCTTCCGAGAGAGTCTCTTGGAGACATCCTCATGTGTCTGGATGTGAATTTGAAGAAAGCTGGCGTAAAGGAATACTTTTGGACAGTGCGGACACCTGTACGGTGGCTCCAACTCCGATTCTCTTTCACTATACGGCCTGTGAATCCACATATGAGCTTCAAGACATCCGCGTTTCAAGTATATGCTTGGACACTTGGGGCATTTTAACCGTGGAGGCTCTGTGTTACGTTTTTCATTATGCGTCCGAATGTGAGCTTGAAGTTTGGCGGCGAGTAAGAATATCTTTGGACATTCAGGGCATCTGTGGGGTGGCTTTCCAATAACTTCATTATCAACTGACTTTATTTTTACTGAATCTTTGTCAATGATCTCTTCTTTAAGTTGTCGGTACATTTGGATGGTATTTTCTTCAGGCTCTAGAGCGTCGGATGCATTTTGCATATCACGCAGGCAAGTTACACAAATATATTCTGAAAATGAGTCGCCTTTCTCAACTGGCATTCCTGTGTACTGAGATATTGTAGTGGCAATCGTAATGCCGGAATCTTGCGCGTCATCAAATATATTAGTTAAATAGTCGGACTGTTCCAAGCAAACCCGACAGCTTCCGATTGCTGGCTCTTCCAGACATTCTGTTATTATAAAGTATTCTCCCAGCATGGCTTCCCCTTCAAGAACCTCCTCCTTAATTACGGGGTGCTCCTCAATCTTCTCCTCGTTAGCTGTGGAATCCTGTGTGAGGATCAAGTCTTTATTGTGGTTTTCCTCGATAACCTCCTTCTTAATTAGAACGTCCTCCACAAGAACCTCTTCCGTTGCTACGCAGTGCTTTTCTGGGATCTGCTGATGATGTACAGGTTGCTCTGTCAATTCGTCCTCGCTGTCTATGGAGTGTTCTACGTGAACCTTGTCTTTAATTGAGTTTTCGGAGCTTGTAGAGTTGTGCTTGGTGCCAAATGTGTCCAAATGCAGGCACTGGAGGCAAATGATTTTGGTAAACGAGCCACCGCGTTTGACGGACAAGCCCGGACGCAGCTTGCAACACTGACACGCGTTCTCCATCGCTCTGGAATCAGATAATTGTATAAAACGTAtattgaaatatgttttgtgGCTCACCtagccatttgtttacaattttcttTTATGCACGAGTCGCCCTGTTTCCAGTCTTCTGTTATCGAGCTGTTATCGATTTCAAACATCAAGATACACTGAAATCAACCAAATACAGTTTACAATACAagactatttttattttgtttaacagAAGCCattcatttaataaaaatatttaaaataggcGGATGGATTGCGAATAATACAAAACTTAATGTTCCATTGCTGTCTAAGAACAAAAATACCGGATGAACCtaataaattaagcaaataagCGTTAACGAATATTGTCAAACTAAAGTTAACTTTGTGGAATGATTTTTCAAGATGTAATCGTATATAAACTAGGGGAAGCGCTTTTTCAATAGGTTTTCCAGCTTTCTGATGCCCGTCTGGGAACTCCCATCGGCATTTTTATCTGCGCTTCCGGTAAAGCTACCCACGCTGAAGATAAAAGCTCGTTTGGGTGTTGAGGATGCTGCCGTTGTCGTTTCAGTTGGCACTGCCACGGTTTCGGTATCGTCAGTGGTTCCCGAAGTAGCCACtactgcttctgctccttGGCTCTCCTCCTCTCCAGTATTTGGTTCTATTAACCCACTAACAGCCGCTGCAGAAGCCGTGTGCTTGAAAAGATCAATCAGTTGCAGTTGATCCACACGTTTGACCGCCTTCATATCCAGAATCTTTTGATACTCCGCAATCGTAATATCCGGCAGCAGCTTGAGCACTTGCTGGGTGAAGTGTGCCGGCGGCTGGACCGGCGTCATCACCACCTTGATGATCATCTCGGCCCGAGTCATGTCTTTGACCACAACTTTGGTGTAACTGGTGGGCGCCTTGCGGTTTACACTCGATCCCACAGAAGGCAGCTCTAATAGGGCCGTCTTCAGCGAATGGGTGTCCAACAGGAGTTGCTCGCAGCCTAGAACATTATTGGAACCATCCGAGAGGGTTAGTTTGCAGCGATAAAGCACGTTGATGAACTTCGGTATAAATGCGGCGACGAAGCGGTGGCAGAATTGGGTGAAATACTTTCGCGAACTGGCTAGCGTGTCCCTGATGGTAGGCACCGTCTGCTTAAAGTTGCCACACAGGCTGCTGATGAAGGCGCTCTGGTCGCCAACGTTGTTGATGTGTTGCCACTGCACCTTGGACATCGCCTGCAGCGAAGCTTCGCAACCAGCCTCCAGATCTTGAACCAAAAGTTGGATGCAGTTGGAAATGATACTATACAAGTTCAAAgtaattaatacatttttagttTCAAATGGAGTTATTTATACTCACCGATGAAATACATCCTTTTCCTCGCTCATGTCAATCTTGCTTACATATGCAGAAGTTACCTTTTCCTTTAGTTTATCCTCCAACTGCTGGACAGTCTCCAAACAGTACTCACCCGTGGTCAAAACACAACAGATGCGCACCAGATCATCTCTTGCAAATCGCTGCGTATCGCCCTCCTTaagaaaattgtgaaaaaccTGACCAGCGGCAGTGGATAGATTCTGCATGTCGCGCGTGAGTAACGAGACACTCTTACCGATGGAGCTGCTGGTGGTAGATGGCACAAGCTTGGGTGTGCTGCCCTCGAGCACTTTCGAAGCATACTCCCGTAAATATTTCTTGAACACTAAAGCCAGATCGTACATTGGTTGTTCGTTGCTCAGCTGGTTGCACTGCACCATGCACTTCTTGTAAAAGACGAAAAGATCGCCGGAACTGGGGTACACGGTGGTCTTGGCCTCGGCGAACTTGTATGGTTCCCGAGACATCTCTACAAACTTGTCCATCAGCTCTGTAAGATTCCGGTCGATGCTGCGTATGTAGATGTCCAAATGTGTCTTAAAGCATTGTCCGATTTGGTCGTGGAAAACGGTAATGCCCACAGGACCGTCCGTCGTTGTTGGCTCATTAAGCACTCTTGCTTTATCCGTGGGCTGTGCACCCAGTGTAACTCCCGTGAAGCGCTTGGAAAGCAGCTGTTCAAATGCCTGCGTCTTGTTGATGGCGAACAAAAGTAGTCTCACATCGATCTCGTTGGTGCGTTTGGCCATGATCTGTGCCAGCTGTTCGCGTGTCTGCCGGCAAAACTCCACTGTAATTCGTTCAGAGACCTCCCAGTCCAGTGGAAACACCGGTCCATACTTGTCCTCGAAGTCGAGCAGATGCCTCTTAAGCCAGGCATAACGTTTATCTATCTTGTCCAGCCAGGCAATATCCTGGTTCTCGTGAAACAGGTGCGTGTACTCCTCCAGCTGTTGTGCAATAAACCACTTGAGCAGCTCCTTCTTCACTTTGGGATCCAGCACGGACATTACTTTACAAGCATCGGCCAGCTGGTTAAGTCCCAAACGGTGTTGGTTCTGTGCCGATGGCTTTGCTGAAAAGGCATCCTTGAAGTCCTCGGTGATTTGCTGCGCCAGTGTAACCTGTATCTTATCTACGCTCTGAGAGAGATTCTGAAAGCGAACAACAAGACATTTgattaaatgattttatatGGAATCCAAACAAACCTTGATTTCTTCGATGTCGGAGAACTGCTGGAAGTGCTGGTTAACTTCGGTAATAGCCTGGAGGGGATTAAGGATTTCACCGTAGGATCGCCGCTCGATCAATTTGTTCAGACTATCGATTCCACCGACCAGCATGTGTAAGTGATTCAGCGTGGTGATGGCAGCAGTTAGATTGCGCTTGGCGCAGTCCAGCTGCTTGATATCCCGGGTTATCTCCTTGACCATTTCCTCGGTGCGCTCCGCCCGGGTCTTTACGTCGATGATGTGGCTAAACAGGGAGCTGATAACTTTTTGAGCCTCGCACAGTGCAAGCTGTCCATCCTGGCCGGTGTTCGTCTGGCCACGAACCACGGATCTGATGTTGTCGTCAATAAGGGATACCTCGCACTGCATCTTTTGGATGGTCTCATCAATCCCGGCCAGGGACTGCTCGTTGGGGAAGAGCTGATTGATGTAGTCCACAGTGTTGAAGTCCGGCGCATCCATGGGATCGTCCGTTTTGAGAACCTTTTAAGGAGATTCGTTGTGGGTTGGTCATTGCAAAGAACATATGTTCCACTGACTCACCTTGTCGATGACCTGCTTCACCTCCTTGGAGAAGTGTATCTTGTTGTTAGCAACCATCCTCTCTTCCGGCTCCACAGCTACCGCAGTCTCGCTCATCTCGCTTTTTCCTTATTTACTTGTATAAAAAGCTATTGTTATTTTC from Drosophila yakuba strain Tai18E2 chromosome 2L, Prin_Dyak_Tai18E2_2.1, whole genome shotgun sequence includes these protein-coding regions:
- the LOC6526811 gene encoding TNF receptor-associated factor 4, whose amino-acid sequence is MVRSLAQWTKTLSFPSRLSPNRNSKDCSTLASPVPPPTPPRNKTTSGSGNCATSRSSSSTVSSSHSSSHSSPTPGNNNNNMPITELEQIIYPGPDPKHIMGSLVFCIHHKQGCKWSDELRKLKGHLNACKHDATQCPNKCGAQIPRIMMTDHLQYTCTMRRTRCEFCQSEFSGAGLEEHNGSCGQEPVYCEAKCGQRILRGRMTLHKSKDCAKRLRRCAHCQREFSADTLPLHAAQCPRAPLACPQRCDAGPIPRGELEAHLRDECQSLAVSCSFKEAGCRFKGPRQMLEAHLESNAAVHLSLMVALSSRQGQQIQMLKSAVSKLSINYTGTLLWKITDWSAKMAEARGKDGLELVSPPFYTSQYGYKLQASMFLNGNGPGENTHVSVYIKVLPGEYDALLKWPFSHSITFTLFEQGAQSGQGGVAESFVPDPTWENFQRPSNEPDQLGFGFPRFISHELLHSRPFIKGDTVFLRVKVDPSKIVAV
- the LOC6526812 gene encoding zinc finger protein 668, with protein sequence MFEIDNSSITEDWKQGDSCIKENCKQMARAMENACQCCKLRPGLSVKRGGSFTKIICLQCLHLDTFGTKHNSTSSENSIKDKVHVEHSIDSEDELTEQPVHHQQIPEKHCVATEEVLVEDVLIKKEVIEENHNKDLILTQDSTANEEKIEEHPVIKEEVLEGEAMLGEYFIITECLEEPAIGSCRVCLEQSDYLTNIFDDAQDSGITIATTISQYTGMPVEKGDSFSEYICVTCLRDMQNASDALEPEENTIQMYRQLKEEIIDKDSVKIKSVDNEVIGKPPHRCPECPKIFLLAAKLQAHIRTHNEKRNTEPPRLKCPKCPSIYLKRGCLEAHMWIHRPYSERESELEPPYRCPHCPKVFLYASFLQIHIQTHEDVSKRLSRKTSHKCAQCSETFSDVSSLKDHVKNHKEQMMFKCPLCMMSFPEECKLNNHDCAHTRFKCPKCSKFFQSQDYLDFHFKKSHTTKGPFKCIKCQQTFEKSSALKEHIKSEVCIPFRRSMSPGQLFPCPKCPKKFRFEDNYQAHHATHKKLLTAIEKYNCTQCEKSYQHQKHLTKHILSHNRCVHCPLSFKSTYLLKQHTRTHINQLSGRRKRRNRSVNYKECEESIEID